Proteins from a genomic interval of Candidatus Thermoplasmatota archaeon:
- a CDS encoding PIN domain-containing protein, with protein sequence MYSCALDAHAWIAYFKNEKGADTVESYIERENTTTPIMAVAEIAAKLYLELPKKLEEALLFIKAKSTILDLSFDIAARAGRTREELRKITKKKVSLADAIVYETAKQYDIPVLTGDPHFKGLENVIYIG encoded by the coding sequence ATGTATAGCTGCGCTTTAGATGCCCACGCCTGGATCGCATATTTCAAAAACGAAAAAGGAGCTGATACAGTGGAGAGCTATATAGAGCGAGAGAATACAACCACACCAATAATGGCAGTTGCAGAAATAGCAGCGAAGCTCTATCTAGAGCTGCCGAAAAAGCTGGAAGAAGCACTTTTGTTTATTAAAGCAAAGTCTACAATCCTAGATCTATCTTTTGATATAGCAGCCAGAGCAGGCAGAACCAGAGAAGAGCTTCGCAAAATAACTAAGAAGAAAGTAAGCCTGGCAGACGCAATAGTCTACGAGACAGCGAAGCAGTATGATATACCCGTATTGACAGGAGACCCACACTTCAAAGGGCTGGAAAATGTGATCTATATCGGATAG
- a CDS encoding AbrB/MazE/SpoVT family DNA-binding domain-containing protein, translating into MEYVTVDKTGKIYLPKAVRSTLDTKSKYLVITLPDGDVVLHRIKSSKSPLKEFQTVWRHAKSLSKVRAEILGEAMRFVKKSGD; encoded by the coding sequence ATGGAGTACGTAACTGTAGACAAAACAGGAAAAATCTATCTGCCGAAAGCCGTGCGCAGCACTCTGGATACTAAATCGAAATACTTAGTGATTACACTGCCAGATGGCGATGTGGTCCTTCATAGGATTAAGAGCTCTAAGAGCCCTCTCAAAGAGTTTCAAACGGTTTGGCGGCACGCAAAGAGCCTGTCTAAAGTGAGAGCTGAAATACTTGGGGAAGCAATGAGATTTGTGAAGAAGAGCGGTGATTGA
- a CDS encoding Holliday junction resolvase produces the protein MSIYERELKGILQYDEEVLDSATKAYPENIKRAFYKIKKRPFIVLRAAGSFGIDLVAIRKDCSFPIEVKAWKEKKFWFSNTPRLKEQVDWLKKLCIKAGIVPIYAFRLKNVRAQDPWRIFTFELPSVKGSELYNKIPKLRETEEGNYVMDWEEGLELHKFIEILCEG, from the coding sequence ATGAGCATTTACGAGCGCGAACTCAAAGGAATATTGCAATACGATGAGGAGGTTTTAGATAGCGCAACAAAAGCATACCCAGAAAATATAAAAAGAGCTTTTTATAAAATTAAAAAAAGACCTTTTATTGTGCTTAGAGCTGCAGGCTCTTTCGGAATAGACCTTGTTGCCATAAGAAAAGATTGCTCTTTCCCAATAGAAGTTAAAGCTTGGAAAGAAAAAAAATTCTGGTTCAGCAACACTCCCAGACTGAAAGAGCAAGTTGATTGGCTCAAAAAACTTTGCATCAAAGCAGGAATTGTTCCTATTTACGCTTTTAGATTGAAAAATGTTAGAGCTCAAGACCCCTGGCGAATATTCACATTCGAGCTACCTAGTGTAAAAGGGAGCGAGCTTTACAATAAGATTCCTAAGTTAAGAGAGACTGAAGAAGGAAATTATGTGATGGATTGGGAAGAAGGTTTGGAGCTACATAAATTTATAGAGATTTTGTGTGAGGGATAA